In a single window of the Solea senegalensis isolate Sse05_10M linkage group LG1, IFAPA_SoseM_1, whole genome shotgun sequence genome:
- the LOC122778160 gene encoding eukaryotic translation initiation factor 5A-1-like has translation MADDDIDFQTVESGASSTYPMQCSALRKNGHVVLKGRPCKIVEMSTSKTGKHGHAKVNMVGIDIFTNKKYEDMCPSTHNMDVPAIKRLDYQLINIDNSYMSLLADNGDVREDLRVPENDIGKEIEAKFSAGEDFAVTVLSAMGEECAVATKVLPK, from the exons ATGGCAGATGATGACATCGACTTCCAGACCGTGGAGTCTGGCGCCTCCTCCACTTACCCCATGCAGTGCTCTGCTCTGCGCAAGAACGGCCACGTTGTGCTGAAGGGACGTCCTTGCAAAATCGTGGAGATGTCAACCTCCAAGACCGGCAAGCATGGACATGCTAAG GTTAACATGGTTGGTATCGACATCTTCACCAACAAGAAATATGAAGACATGTGCCcctccacccacaacatggaTGTTCCAGCCATCAAAAGATTAGACTACCAG CTGATCAACATCGATAACAGCTACATGTCTTTGTTGGCGGACAACGGCGATGTCAGAGAGGACCTGCGTGTCCCTGAAAATGACATCGGTAAAGAAATCGAGGCCAAGTTCAGCGCCGGTGAGGATTTTGCG GTCACCGTGCTCTCTGCCATGGGCGAGGAGTGCGCTGTCGCCACCAAGGTTCTGCCCAAATAA
- the rpl22l1 gene encoding 60S ribosomal protein L22-like 1, with amino-acid sequence MAPIKHIKQKRPTVGKKSRKGASWKFTLDLTHPVEDGILDSANFEIFLKERIKVNGKTGNLGNIVQVGRMKNKINVTSEKQFSKRYLKYLTKKYLKKNNLRDWLRVVASDKETYELRYFQISQDDEESEADE; translated from the exons ATGGCGCCG ATTAAACACATCAAACAGAAGAGGCCGACTGTAGGAAAGAAGTCCAGAAAGGGAGCATCATGGAAGTTCACCTTAGACCTGACTCATCCTGTCGAGGATGGGATCCTGGACTCTGCCAACTTT GAAATCTTCCTCAAGGAGAGGATTAAGGTGAACGGGAAGACGGGGAACCTGGGAAATATCGTCCAGGTCGGCCGCATGAAGAACAAGATCAATGTCACGTCGGAGAAGCAGTTCTCAAAAAG GTACCTGAAGTACTTGACTAAAAAGTACCTGAAGAAGAACAACCTGCGTGACTGGCTGAGAGTGGTGGCATCAGACAAGGAGACGTACGAGCTGCGCTACTTCCAGATCAGTCAGGACGACGAGGAGTCGGAGGCAGACGAGTGA